The genomic region CCCACCGGCTGCCAGAGCCAGAAAAGACAGGGAGTTCCGAATGAGCCAGTACCGTTTGCCCGACCTGCTTCGCTACCCGGAAAAAGCCGTTATCGTCGCCGACAACGAAATGTTCATCCGGGCTCTGCGCGAACTGGGACTGGAAGCCAGCTACCTGGGCAGCCTGCACAGGCTGCCCGAACAGAGCCTGGCGTTTTCCTTCACTCCCCAGGGAGCCCGACAGCTCTATCTGCAAGCGGCGCGCACCCGCTACAAGCAGACTCTGTTGTGTCCGCTGCATGCCTTCGATACCCGGCTGGAAAACGCGCTCTACAGCCTGATGCTGTTACTGCGCTGCGACTTCTGCGACTGCCTAGAGCGCCAGCAGCATTATCTGGCACAACTCGACGGCCTGCGTCGCGTGCACCTGACCAGTGCCAGTAGCCGGGGCGAAGTCCGGCTCAACGACAAGTGCGCCCCCTATGCCCTGACCCGGGAAGAAATCGGCGACAGCTTCGTGCTCTCGGTCACCGAACTGTTCGAAGTGCACTACGCCCACATGAAGCCCGACAGTCCGGATATCTTCCAGGTCAGCGGTGTGCTGCACGTCAGTGGTCTGCTGCTGTCACGGGCCAGCCGAGCACGCCCCTTGCCGGACGGAATAAGGAACGACATGCGCAGACTGGCCGAGCAGGTCGGCCATCATGACGCCTGGTTGCGGATCGAACATAACCGGGTCCGCTCGTTCAAGGTCGCGGGGGAGGAATACCTCGCCTTGCTCGACCAGGCCGCCGGACAGCGCGGCCTGTATCTGAGCGAGTTCGCCATCGGGGTGAATGACGCCATCGGGCCGAACATCAACTACAGCCACAATTCGCCGATGAACGAAGGTATCAAGGGCGTGCATGTGGCCCTGGGAGATGGG from Pseudomonas asplenii harbors:
- a CDS encoding M29 family metallopeptidase; this translates as MSQYRLPDLLRYPEKAVIVADNEMFIRALRELGLEASYLGSLHRLPEQSLAFSFTPQGARQLYLQAARTRYKQTLLCPLHAFDTRLENALYSLMLLLRCDFCDCLERQQHYLAQLDGLRRVHLTSASSRGEVRLNDKCAPYALTREEIGDSFVLSVTELFEVHYAHMKPDSPDIFQVSGVLHVSGLLLSRASRARPLPDGIRNDMRRLAEQVGHHDAWLRIEHNRVRSFKVAGEEYLALLDQAAGQRGLYLSEFAIGVNDAIGPNINYSHNSPMNEGIKGVHVALGDGVNGYHIDFLCPGIDVLPG